The Dasypus novemcinctus isolate mDasNov1 chromosome 12, mDasNov1.1.hap2, whole genome shotgun sequence genome includes a window with the following:
- the LOC101436465 gene encoding non-histone chromosomal protein HMG-14, whose amino-acid sequence MPKRKVSSAKAAEKEEPKRRSARLSAKPAPVKVEAKPKKAAGKDKPSDKKVQPKGKRGAKGKQAEVVNQETKEDLPAENGETKNEESPASDDAEEKEAKSG is encoded by the coding sequence aTGCCCAAGAGGAAGGTCAGCTCGGCCAAAGCGGCGGAGAAGGAGGAGCCCAAGAGGAGGTCGGCGAGGCTATCCGCCAAACCCGCTCCTGTGAAAGTGGAAGCGAAGCCAAAAAAGGCAGCGGGAAAGGATAAACCTTCAGACAAAAAAGtgcaaccaaaaggaaaaaggggagcaAAGGGAAAACAAGCTGAAGTGGTTaaccaagaaactaaagaagatttacctgcagaaaatggagaaactaaaaatgaggagagtccagcctctgatgatgcagaagagaaagaagccaagtcTGGTTAA